The following proteins are co-located in the Mycolicibacterium goodii genome:
- a CDS encoding adenylate/guanylate cyclase domain-containing protein, translated as MLLVTSVASAAVVGFIGYQSGRSSLRDSVFDRLTEIRTAQARQLETQFRNFRNSLVIYTRGTTAIEAARAFTAGFDQLDDATINPAQQKAITDWYQSQFAAHTDNSDGNRIDVEALLPVSNPQKYLQAYYTAPFDDWEKSIANDDAGDGSPWSAANARFNDFFREIVTRFRFDDALLLDTRGNVVYSAYKGADLGTNIYTGPYKGGELSEAYKAALGSNTVDYVAVTDFGLYQPSGTPTAWMVSPIGGGGHIEGVLALQFPISVVNRLMTMDGKWEESGLGKTGETYLVGPDGLMRSDSRLFLENAQQFKADVIEAGTPPEVAEKSILHDGTTLVQPVNNEASKLAGHGESGSIIERDYLGQETLQAYAPLQLSGLEWSVVAKIDTAEAFAPVNKFTRTLVLSTVAMIFAVCIAAILLARVFVRPIRRLEAGAQQISAGDYGIALPVVSRDEFGDLTLAFNEMSRNLRIKEDLIEEQRKENDRLLLSLMPEPVVARYREGEETIAQDHQNVTVLFADLMGLDALSAGMSSDEHLAIVNKLVRQFDAAAESLGVERVRTLRNGYLASCGLTVPRLDNVRRTVDFALEMQRIVDRFRNETGYDLRLRAGVDTGTVSSGLVGRTSLAYDMWGSAVDLAYQVQRGMPQAGVYVTDQVHEATRDIRQFTAAGTVTVDGTERPIWRLSERHA; from the coding sequence ATGTTGTTGGTCACCAGCGTGGCGTCGGCGGCCGTCGTCGGCTTCATCGGATACCAATCCGGACGGAGCTCGCTGCGGGATTCGGTCTTCGACCGCCTCACCGAGATCCGCACCGCGCAGGCGCGGCAACTGGAAACACAATTCCGGAATTTCCGCAATTCCCTGGTGATTTACACCAGGGGCACCACGGCGATCGAGGCGGCCCGCGCATTCACCGCCGGGTTCGATCAGCTCGACGACGCCACCATCAACCCGGCACAGCAGAAGGCCATCACCGACTGGTACCAGAGCCAGTTTGCCGCGCACACCGACAATTCCGACGGCAACCGGATCGACGTCGAGGCGCTGCTGCCGGTGTCCAACCCGCAGAAATACCTGCAGGCCTATTACACCGCTCCGTTCGACGACTGGGAGAAATCGATCGCCAACGACGACGCGGGCGACGGCAGCCCGTGGTCGGCGGCCAACGCCCGCTTCAACGATTTCTTCCGCGAGATCGTGACCCGCTTCCGCTTCGATGACGCGCTGTTGCTCGACACCAGGGGCAACGTCGTCTACAGCGCCTACAAGGGAGCCGATCTCGGCACGAACATCTACACCGGTCCCTACAAGGGCGGCGAACTGTCCGAGGCCTACAAGGCGGCGCTCGGGTCGAACACCGTCGACTACGTCGCCGTCACCGACTTCGGCCTCTACCAGCCGTCCGGGACGCCCACGGCGTGGATGGTGTCGCCGATCGGCGGTGGCGGCCACATCGAGGGCGTGCTGGCGCTGCAGTTCCCCATCAGCGTCGTCAACCGGTTGATGACCATGGACGGCAAATGGGAAGAGTCGGGACTGGGCAAGACCGGTGAGACCTACCTCGTGGGGCCCGACGGGCTCATGCGGTCGGATTCGCGGCTGTTCCTGGAGAACGCCCAGCAGTTCAAGGCCGACGTGATCGAGGCGGGCACACCCCCGGAGGTGGCCGAGAAGTCGATCCTGCACGACGGCACCACGCTGGTCCAACCGGTCAACAACGAGGCCTCCAAACTCGCAGGCCACGGCGAGTCCGGTTCCATCATCGAGCGCGATTACCTCGGTCAGGAGACGCTGCAGGCCTACGCCCCGCTGCAGCTGAGCGGGCTGGAGTGGTCGGTGGTGGCCAAGATCGACACCGCGGAGGCGTTCGCACCGGTCAACAAATTCACCAGGACCCTGGTGCTCTCGACCGTCGCGATGATCTTCGCGGTGTGCATCGCCGCGATCCTGCTGGCGCGGGTGTTCGTGCGGCCGATCCGCCGCCTGGAGGCCGGCGCCCAGCAGATCAGCGCGGGCGACTACGGCATCGCGCTGCCGGTGGTCTCGCGCGACGAATTCGGTGATCTGACACTGGCATTCAACGAGATGAGCCGCAACCTCCGAATCAAGGAGGACCTCATCGAAGAACAGCGCAAGGAGAACGACCGCCTGCTGCTGTCGTTGATGCCAGAACCGGTGGTGGCCCGGTACCGCGAGGGCGAGGAGACCATCGCACAGGACCACCAGAATGTCACGGTGCTGTTCGCCGACCTCATGGGCCTCGACGCCCTGTCGGCGGGCATGAGTTCCGACGAGCACCTCGCGATCGTCAACAAACTCGTGCGGCAGTTCGATGCGGCCGCCGAGAGCCTCGGGGTCGAGCGCGTACGCACGCTGCGCAACGGCTATCTGGCCAGCTGCGGCCTGACCGTGCCGCGGCTCGACAATGTGCGCCGGACAGTCGATTTCGCACTCGAGATGCAGCGCATCGTCGACCGGTTCCGCAATGAGACCGGTTACGACCTGCGCCTGCGGGCCGGCGTCGACACCGGCACCGTCAGCAGCGGTCTGGTCGGCCGCACCAGCCTGGCCTACGACATGTGGGGTTCCGCGGTGGACCTGGCCTACCAGGTGCAGCGCGGTATGCCGCAGGCCGGGGTGTACGTCACCGATCAGGTGCACGAGGCCACCAGGGACATCCGCCAGTTCACCGCGGCAGGCACGGTCACCGTCGACGGGACCGAACGGCCGATCTGGCGGCTCTCGGAGCGCCACGCATGA
- a CDS encoding mechanosensitive ion channel domain-containing protein: MRSVLEADWFYWALGVAVGLPIGLVLLTELHNTMVRRGSYLARPVGLLRNYILPLGALLILLVKGSEISAEATPVRIVATGFGFVVMILLLSGLNATLFQGAPEGSWRKRIPSIFLDVARFALIAVGVGMIMAYVWGANVGGLFTALGVTSIVLGLALQNAVGQIISGLLLLFEQPFQLGDWLDTPSARGRVVEVNWRATHIDTGGGLQIMPNSVLAGASFTNLSRPESAHSLSVTTTFDASDPPDVVCALLTDIAMRLPQRRAGAAPKAIPLGGAEYKTSIPLRTPADDTAARATFLRWVWYAARRAELHLDGAADDFNTPERLIRAVRQMAPTLRLSHTEQQDVLNHAVLARFGADELIQQAGEVPAQMSFIVAGQVVVNVTGQDDVVVPVRTLTEGDFLGQTALTREGALASAHALTETTVLQIGREFLEELVASNPLLMLELSRIIDDRRTAARQALTSK, encoded by the coding sequence ATGAGAAGCGTCCTGGAAGCCGACTGGTTCTACTGGGCGCTCGGCGTCGCGGTCGGGCTGCCCATCGGCCTGGTGCTGCTGACCGAGCTGCACAACACCATGGTCCGGCGGGGCAGTTATCTGGCGCGTCCGGTCGGCCTACTGCGCAATTACATCCTGCCGCTCGGCGCGCTGCTGATCCTGCTCGTCAAGGGCAGCGAGATCTCCGCCGAGGCCACGCCCGTGCGGATCGTGGCCACCGGGTTCGGTTTCGTCGTCATGATCCTGCTGCTGTCCGGGCTCAACGCGACGTTGTTCCAGGGCGCACCGGAAGGCAGCTGGCGCAAGCGGATCCCGTCGATCTTCCTGGACGTGGCCCGGTTCGCGCTGATCGCCGTCGGTGTCGGCATGATCATGGCGTACGTGTGGGGCGCCAACGTTGGCGGCCTGTTCACCGCGTTGGGCGTGACGTCGATCGTGCTGGGCCTGGCACTGCAGAACGCCGTCGGCCAGATCATCTCGGGGCTGTTGCTGCTGTTCGAGCAGCCGTTCCAGCTCGGCGACTGGCTGGACACCCCGTCGGCGCGCGGGCGCGTCGTCGAGGTCAACTGGCGCGCAACGCACATCGACACCGGTGGTGGGCTGCAGATCATGCCCAACTCGGTGCTGGCCGGTGCGTCGTTCACCAACCTGAGCCGCCCGGAATCCGCGCACTCGCTGTCGGTCACCACCACCTTCGACGCGTCGGACCCACCGGATGTGGTGTGCGCGTTGCTCACCGATATCGCCATGCGATTGCCGCAGCGCCGCGCCGGCGCCGCACCGAAGGCCATCCCGCTCGGCGGAGCCGAGTACAAGACGTCGATCCCGCTGCGCACGCCCGCCGACGACACCGCGGCACGGGCGACATTCCTGCGTTGGGTCTGGTACGCCGCGCGCCGGGCCGAGCTGCACCTCGACGGGGCCGCAGACGATTTCAACACACCGGAGCGGCTGATCAGGGCCGTGCGGCAGATGGCGCCCACCCTGCGGTTGAGCCACACCGAACAACAGGACGTGCTCAACCACGCCGTGCTGGCCCGGTTCGGCGCCGACGAGCTGATCCAGCAGGCCGGCGAGGTGCCTGCGCAGATGAGCTTCATCGTCGCGGGGCAGGTCGTGGTGAACGTGACCGGCCAGGACGATGTCGTCGTCCCGGTGCGCACCCTCACCGAGGGTGACTTCCTCGGGCAGACCGCCCTGACCCGGGAGGGCGCGCTGGCGTCCGCGCACGCGCTGACCGAGACCACGGTGCTGCAGATCGGGCGGGAGTTCCTGGAGGAACTCGTGGCCAGCAATCCGTTGCTGATGCTCGAGTTGAGCCGGATCATCGACGACCGCCGCACCGCGGCGCGGCAGGCGTTGACCTCGAAGTAG
- a CDS encoding DUF1810 domain-containing protein, translated as MAAADDPFDLRRFVDAQHNVYQTALDELRSGRKRSHWIWFIFPQLRGLGRSPTAHHYGIASRDEALAYLRHPVLGPRLRECAKVVAQIEDRSAEEIFGRPDNLKVRSSMTLFAEIASLAGADDSEFVEVLDRLYGGTPDPATLGLLGRI; from the coding sequence GTGGCCGCCGCCGACGATCCGTTCGATCTGCGCCGTTTCGTCGACGCCCAGCACAACGTTTACCAAACGGCGCTCGACGAATTGCGGTCCGGCCGGAAACGTAGCCACTGGATCTGGTTCATATTTCCGCAACTTCGCGGTCTGGGCCGCAGCCCGACGGCGCACCATTACGGCATAGCGTCACGCGACGAGGCGCTCGCATATCTGCGCCACCCGGTGCTCGGTCCGCGGTTGCGGGAGTGCGCGAAAGTGGTGGCACAGATCGAGGACCGTAGCGCCGAGGAGATCTTCGGCAGGCCCGACAATCTCAAGGTCCGCTCGTCGATGACCTTGTTCGCCGAGATCGCCTCGCTCGCAGGTGCCGACGACAGCGAGTTCGTCGAGGTGCTCGACCGGCTCTATGGCGGTACACCGGATCCGGCGACACTCGGTCTGCTGGGCCGGATCTGA